The following coding sequences lie in one Burkholderia cepacia genomic window:
- a CDS encoding efflux transporter outer membrane subunit: MMQKHALTATVAAFAAALFATGCTMAPHYKRPDAPVAQAYPAGGVYARQPGAAGARSANGQAATAIGWREFFVDPRLQRLIEIALKNNRDLRVSVLNIEAARAQYQITRAGLFPTLDGTGSGNIQRVPQGLSTTGAPYISRSYNVGLSASWELDLFGRVQSLKDQALAQYLSTSYARQASEISLVSSVADQYLTLLSTDDLLQVTENTLKSAQAQYDLTKLQFDNGTGSELELRQAQTVVETALANQQAQARARAQALNALVLLIGEPLPDDLPAGMPLDSQNLLTDVPAGLPSDLLTRRPDVMQAEQTLLAANANIGAARAAFFPRISLTGAFGTGSPTLGGLFKAGTAAWSFAPQITMPIFEGGQNIANLNLANVQKRIEIANYEKAIQSAFREVSDGLAARGTYDQQIAALERNEHAQQRRFDLSDLRYKNGVDSYLSVLTAQTDLYSAQQTLINARLARWTNLVTLYRALGGGWIQRAGETPRAPDAPADYDKAAAPAAASAAATNG, from the coding sequence ATGATGCAAAAACACGCTTTGACTGCAACGGTGGCGGCTTTCGCTGCCGCGCTGTTCGCCACGGGCTGCACGATGGCGCCGCATTACAAGCGGCCCGATGCACCCGTCGCGCAGGCGTACCCGGCCGGCGGCGTCTACGCGAGGCAGCCGGGTGCTGCCGGCGCGCGCAGCGCGAACGGCCAGGCGGCGACCGCCATCGGCTGGCGCGAATTCTTTGTCGATCCGCGCCTGCAGCGGCTGATCGAGATCGCGCTGAAGAACAACCGCGACCTGCGCGTGTCGGTGCTGAACATCGAGGCGGCGCGCGCGCAGTACCAGATCACGCGCGCGGGCCTGTTCCCGACGCTCGACGGCACGGGCTCGGGCAACATCCAGCGCGTGCCGCAGGGCCTGTCGACGACCGGTGCGCCGTACATCTCGCGCAGCTACAACGTCGGGCTGTCGGCGTCGTGGGAGCTCGACCTGTTCGGCCGCGTGCAGAGCCTGAAGGACCAGGCACTCGCGCAGTACCTGTCGACGTCGTACGCACGACAGGCGTCGGAAATCTCGCTGGTCTCGTCGGTGGCTGACCAGTACCTGACGCTGTTGTCGACCGATGACCTGTTGCAGGTCACGGAAAACACGCTGAAGTCCGCTCAGGCGCAGTACGACCTGACGAAGCTGCAGTTCGACAACGGCACGGGTTCCGAACTCGAGCTGCGTCAGGCGCAGACGGTGGTCGAGACGGCGCTCGCGAACCAGCAAGCGCAGGCGCGTGCGCGTGCACAGGCGCTGAACGCGCTGGTTCTGCTGATCGGCGAACCGCTGCCGGACGATCTGCCGGCGGGCATGCCGCTCGACTCGCAAAACCTGCTGACGGACGTGCCGGCCGGGTTGCCGTCGGATCTGCTGACGCGTCGCCCGGACGTGATGCAGGCCGAGCAAACGCTGCTGGCCGCGAACGCGAACATCGGCGCGGCCCGCGCGGCGTTCTTCCCGCGCATCTCGCTGACGGGTGCGTTCGGCACCGGCAGCCCGACGCTCGGCGGGCTGTTCAAGGCCGGCACGGCGGCGTGGTCGTTCGCGCCGCAGATCACGATGCCGATCTTCGAAGGCGGCCAGAACATCGCGAACCTGAACCTCGCGAACGTGCAGAAGCGCATCGAGATCGCCAACTACGAGAAGGCGATCCAGTCGGCATTCCGCGAAGTGTCGGACGGCCTGGCCGCACGCGGCACGTACGACCAGCAGATCGCGGCGCTGGAGCGCAACGAGCACGCGCAGCAGCGACGTTTCGACCTGTCGGACCTGCGCTACAAGAACGGTGTGGACAGCTACCTGTCGGTGCTGACCGCGCAGACGGACCTGTACTCCGCACAGCAGACGCTGATCAACGCGCGTCTGGCGCGCTGGACGAACCTCGTCACGCTGTACCGCGCCTTGGGTGGCGGCTGGATCCAGCGCGCAGGCGAAACGCCGCGCGCGCCGGATGCGCCGGCCGACTACGACAAGGCGGCCGCTCCGGCGGCTGCGTCGGCAGCGGCGACGAACGGGTAA
- a CDS encoding efflux RND transporter permease subunit, whose protein sequence is MAKFFIDRPIFAWVIAIVLMLAGVASIFKMPIAQYPTIAPPTIQIQANYPGASAKTVEDTVTQVIEQQMSGLDNFLYMSSTSDDSGNATITLTFSPGTNPDVAQVQVQNKLSLATPNLPQVVQQLGMQVTKSSSNWLMWFAFNSEDGRMSKEDLTNYVASHVLDPLSRVNGVGQTLLLGSQFSMRIWLDPNRLTNYGLTPVDVSTAITQQNVQIAGGQIGGTPAKPGTMLQATITESTLLRTPEQFGNILLKVNQDGSQVRLKDVGRAALGSENYTFDTKYMGQPTAGLGIQLATGANALATATALRAKIDELSKYFPHGLVVHYPYDTTPFVRLSIEEVVKTLIEGIVLVFLVMYLFLQNLRATIIPTIAVPVVLLGTFAIMGVAGFSINTLSMFGLVLAIGLLVDDAIVVVENVERVMAEEGLSPKEATRKAMGQITGALVGVALVLSAVFVPVAFSGGSVGAIYRQFSLTIVSAMVLSVLVALILTPALCATILKPIPQGHHEEKKGFFGWFNRTFDRSRDRYTGGVNHVIRRSGRWLVIYLAVFIAVGVMFARLPKSFLPDEDQGYMFMIVQTPSGSTQETTGKTLDNINTYLTTAEKEVVDSVFTVNGFSFAGRGQNAGLVFVKLKPYEQRQRSDQKVQALIGRTFAHYSTYKDAMVIPFNPPSIPELGTAAGFDFELTDNAGLGHEALMAARGQLLGMAAKDPALALVRPNGLNDTPQYKVDIDREKANALGVTAAAIDQTFSIAWASQYVNNFLDTDGRIKKVYVQSDAPFRMTPEDMNIWYVRNSAGGMVPFSAFSTGHWIYGSPKLERYNGVSSIEIQGQAAEGKSTGQAMAAMEALASKLPEGIGYSWTGLSFQEVQSGSQAPILYAISILVVFLCLAALYESWSIPFSVIMVVPLGVVGALLATMLRGLENDVFFQVGLLTTVGLSAKNAILIVEFARELQAKENMGPVRAAIEAARLRLRPILMTSLAFMLGVLPLAISNGAGSASQHAIGTGVIGGMITATFLAIFMIPMFFVRVRAIFSGETENVDDAWRLVQGDLQRGHGDAHDSKGQ, encoded by the coding sequence ATGGCCAAGTTCTTTATCGATCGCCCGATCTTCGCGTGGGTGATCGCGATCGTGCTGATGCTGGCCGGCGTCGCATCGATCTTCAAGATGCCGATCGCGCAGTATCCGACGATCGCACCGCCGACGATCCAGATCCAGGCGAACTATCCGGGCGCTTCCGCGAAGACGGTGGAAGACACGGTGACGCAGGTGATCGAGCAGCAGATGAGCGGTCTCGACAACTTCCTGTACATGTCGTCGACGAGCGACGATTCGGGCAACGCGACGATCACGCTGACCTTCTCGCCGGGCACGAATCCGGACGTCGCGCAGGTGCAGGTGCAGAACAAGCTGTCGCTCGCGACGCCGAACCTGCCGCAGGTCGTGCAGCAGCTCGGCATGCAGGTCACGAAGTCGAGCAGCAACTGGCTGATGTGGTTCGCGTTCAACTCCGAGGACGGCAGGATGTCGAAGGAGGACCTGACGAACTACGTGGCCTCGCACGTGCTCGATCCGCTGAGCCGCGTCAACGGCGTCGGCCAGACGCTGCTGCTCGGTTCGCAGTTCTCGATGCGGATCTGGCTCGACCCGAACCGCCTGACCAACTACGGCCTCACGCCGGTCGACGTGTCGACCGCGATCACGCAGCAGAACGTGCAGATCGCGGGCGGCCAGATCGGCGGCACGCCGGCGAAGCCGGGCACGATGCTGCAGGCGACGATCACCGAATCGACGCTGCTGCGCACGCCCGAGCAGTTCGGCAACATCCTGCTGAAGGTCAACCAGGACGGCTCGCAAGTCCGGCTGAAGGATGTCGGCCGTGCGGCACTGGGTTCGGAGAACTACACGTTCGACACGAAGTACATGGGGCAGCCGACGGCCGGCCTCGGTATCCAGCTCGCGACCGGCGCGAACGCGCTGGCGACCGCGACGGCGCTGCGGGCCAAGATCGACGAGCTGTCGAAGTACTTCCCGCACGGTCTGGTCGTTCACTACCCGTATGACACGACGCCGTTCGTGCGCCTGTCGATCGAGGAAGTGGTCAAGACGCTGATCGAAGGTATCGTGCTCGTGTTCCTCGTGATGTATCTGTTCCTGCAGAACCTGCGGGCGACGATCATCCCGACGATTGCGGTGCCGGTCGTGTTGCTCGGCACGTTCGCGATCATGGGTGTCGCCGGATTCTCGATCAACACGCTGTCGATGTTCGGCCTCGTGCTCGCGATCGGCCTGCTGGTCGACGATGCGATCGTGGTGGTGGAGAACGTCGAGCGCGTGATGGCGGAGGAGGGACTGTCGCCGAAGGAGGCGACCCGCAAGGCGATGGGCCAGATCACCGGCGCACTCGTCGGCGTGGCGCTCGTGCTGTCGGCGGTGTTCGTGCCGGTGGCGTTCTCGGGCGGCTCGGTCGGCGCAATCTATCGTCAGTTCTCGCTGACGATCGTGTCGGCGATGGTGCTGTCGGTGCTCGTCGCGTTGATTCTGACGCCGGCGCTGTGCGCGACGATCCTGAAGCCGATCCCGCAAGGGCATCACGAAGAGAAGAAGGGCTTCTTCGGCTGGTTCAACCGCACCTTCGATCGCAGTCGCGATCGCTACACGGGTGGCGTGAATCACGTGATCCGGCGCTCGGGCCGTTGGCTCGTGATCTACCTGGCCGTGTTCATCGCGGTCGGCGTAATGTTCGCGCGCCTGCCGAAGTCGTTCCTGCCTGATGAAGACCAGGGCTACATGTTCATGATCGTGCAGACGCCGTCCGGTTCCACGCAGGAAACGACCGGCAAGACGCTCGACAACATCAACACGTACCTGACGACCGCGGAGAAGGAAGTGGTCGATTCGGTGTTCACGGTCAACGGATTCAGCTTTGCGGGCCGCGGCCAGAACGCGGGCCTCGTGTTCGTGAAGCTGAAACCGTACGAGCAACGCCAGCGTTCGGACCAGAAGGTCCAGGCGCTGATCGGCCGGACTTTCGCGCACTATTCGACGTACAAGGACGCGATGGTGATTCCGTTCAACCCGCCGTCGATTCCCGAACTCGGTACGGCCGCCGGCTTCGACTTCGAGCTGACGGACAACGCCGGTCTCGGCCACGAGGCGCTGATGGCCGCGCGTGGCCAGTTGCTCGGGATGGCCGCGAAGGATCCGGCGCTCGCGCTCGTGCGTCCGAACGGTCTGAACGATACGCCGCAGTACAAGGTCGACATCGATCGGGAGAAGGCGAATGCACTTGGCGTCACTGCTGCTGCGATCGACCAGACGTTTTCGATCGCGTGGGCCTCGCAGTATGTGAACAACTTCCTCGATACCGATGGCCGGATCAAGAAGGTGTACGTGCAGTCGGACGCGCCGTTCCGGATGACGCCGGAGGACATGAACATCTGGTACGTGCGCAACAGTGCGGGCGGGATGGTTCCGTTCAGCGCGTTCTCGACCGGCCACTGGATCTACGGTTCGCCGAAGCTCGAACGTTACAACGGCGTGTCGTCGATCGAAATCCAGGGGCAGGCCGCGGAAGGCAAGTCGACCGGCCAGGCGATGGCCGCGATGGAAGCGCTCGCAAGCAAGCTGCCGGAAGGCATCGGCTATTCGTGGACGGGGCTGTCGTTCCAGGAAGTCCAGTCCGGTTCGCAGGCGCCGATCCTGTACGCGATCTCGATCCTCGTCGTGTTCCTGTGTCTGGCGGCGCTGTATGAGAGCTGGTCGATCCCGTTCTCGGTGATCATGGTCGTGCCGCTCGGCGTGGTCGGCGCGCTGCTCGCGACGATGCTGCGCGGCCTCGAGAACGACGTGTTCTTCCAGGTCGGCCTGCTGACTACCGTGGGCTTGTCGGCGAAGAACGCGATCCTGATCGTGGAGTTCGCGCGCGAGCTGCAGGCGAAGGAGAACATGGGGCCGGTGCGCGCGGCGATCGAGGCGGCGCGCCTGCGGTTGCGCCCGATCCTGATGACGTCGCTTGCATTCATGCTCGGCGTGCTGCCGCTCGCGATCAGCAACGGCGCAGGCTCGGCCAGCCAGCATGCGATCGGCACGGGCGTGATCGGCGGGATGATCACGGCGACGTTCCTCGCGATCTTCATGATCCCGATGTTCTTCGTGCGGGTTCGCGCGATCTTCAGCGGCGAGACGGAAAACGTCGACGACGCATGGCGTCTCGTGCAGGGCGACCTGCAGCGCGGTCACGGCGACGCACACGATTCGAAGGGGCAGTAA
- a CDS encoding DUF4148 domain-containing protein, with translation MKSFITAVVAATALSASYGAFAQSNPSDQLTRAQVRAELVQLEQAGYKPEVSDQYYPRALQTAQARVTNADEAGYGAQAAAGVRAGRAIAVKQEGRDSVYFGQ, from the coding sequence ATGAAGTCGTTCATCACCGCTGTCGTCGCCGCAACCGCCCTGTCCGCCTCGTACGGCGCATTCGCACAATCGAACCCGTCGGACCAGCTGACGCGCGCCCAGGTCCGTGCGGAACTCGTCCAGCTCGAACAGGCCGGCTACAAGCCCGAAGTCTCCGATCAGTATTACCCGCGCGCACTGCAGACCGCCCAGGCCCGCGTGACGAACGCCGATGAAGCCGGTTACGGCGCGCAAGCTGCCGCCGGCGTGCGTGCCGGCCGCGCGATCGCAGTCAAGCAGGAAGGCCGCGACTCCGTCTATTTCGGCCAGTAA
- a CDS encoding dienelactone hydrolase family protein: MSQTSSSMITFRRPDGQELQGYLATPAKTEGAPAVVVIQEWWGLNDQIRGVADRLARCGYFALVPDLYRGKSTVEEEEAHHLMTGLDFGDAASQDIPGAVTYLKTLASRVAITGYCMGGALTLLSLQYADADAGVTWYGLPPLDYIDPAKLKVPLMGHWGTQDAFFAIDQVDALEKKLTDAKVGFEFHRYLAHHAFANETAVGPGRIAGTQFDPVWSQIAWDRTLTFFGRTLWAKQG; this comes from the coding sequence ATGTCTCAAACATCCAGTTCCATGATCACGTTTCGCCGCCCGGACGGCCAGGAACTGCAGGGCTATCTCGCGACGCCCGCAAAGACCGAAGGCGCGCCTGCCGTCGTCGTCATCCAGGAATGGTGGGGGCTGAACGACCAGATCCGCGGCGTCGCGGACCGCCTCGCACGCTGCGGCTACTTCGCGCTGGTGCCCGACCTGTATCGCGGCAAATCGACGGTCGAGGAAGAAGAAGCGCACCACCTGATGACCGGCCTCGATTTCGGCGATGCCGCATCGCAGGACATTCCCGGCGCCGTCACATATCTGAAGACGCTGGCCTCGCGTGTCGCGATCACGGGCTACTGCATGGGCGGCGCCCTCACGCTGCTGTCGCTGCAGTACGCCGATGCGGACGCGGGCGTGACGTGGTACGGCCTCCCGCCGCTCGACTACATCGATCCGGCGAAGCTCAAGGTGCCGCTGATGGGCCACTGGGGCACGCAGGATGCGTTCTTCGCGATCGACCAGGTCGACGCGCTGGAAAAGAAGCTGACCGATGCGAAGGTCGGGTTCGAATTCCATCGCTATCTCGCCCATCACGCATTCGCGAACGAAACGGCCGTCGGCCCCGGCCGCATCGCGGGCACGCAGTTCGATCCGGTTTGGTCGCAGATCGCGTGGGACCGCACGCTCACGTTTTTCGGCCGCACGCTGTGGGCGAAGCAGGGCTGA
- a CDS encoding LysR family transcriptional regulator, with product MKLHQLRALVAVARSGSIHEAARTLHLTQPAVTRSLRDLEDELGLMLVARSSSGVTLTDAGRAMLQRAELVVNEVARTEEEMAQLRENRQGQLAIGMTPLAGITVLPAAYNRFRRAMPDVQLEFVEGSPSQLVEQLKNGALDFALGAGADAQDFTSVRCEHLDTFPMWFAVSGKGKLAGATSLADLQDAEWLHTGPSAEFRAYLAELFGQAGLPVPRRVTRCASQTLFYALAVNSDVVTAWTQLALRGDASDTLKTLDLVGQPPARNLYLLFRDSAVLTSSAEYFVRCIDEAVQAERANAGGKKGGARSRTPRA from the coding sequence ATGAAACTTCACCAGCTCCGCGCGCTCGTGGCCGTCGCCCGCTCGGGCAGCATCCATGAAGCCGCACGCACCCTGCACCTCACGCAACCGGCCGTCACGCGCTCGCTGCGCGATCTCGAGGACGAACTCGGGTTGATGCTGGTCGCGCGCAGTTCGTCCGGCGTGACGTTGACCGATGCGGGGCGCGCGATGCTGCAGCGCGCCGAGCTGGTCGTCAACGAGGTCGCGCGTACCGAGGAGGAAATGGCGCAGCTGCGCGAGAACCGGCAGGGGCAGCTCGCGATCGGGATGACGCCGCTGGCCGGCATCACGGTGCTGCCGGCTGCGTACAACCGCTTTCGCCGCGCGATGCCCGACGTGCAGCTCGAGTTCGTCGAGGGCAGCCCGTCGCAGCTCGTCGAGCAGTTGAAGAACGGCGCGCTCGATTTCGCGCTGGGCGCGGGCGCGGATGCGCAGGACTTCACGTCCGTGCGCTGCGAGCATCTCGACACGTTTCCGATGTGGTTCGCGGTGAGCGGCAAGGGCAAGCTCGCCGGTGCGACGTCGCTTGCCGACCTGCAGGACGCGGAGTGGCTGCATACGGGGCCGTCTGCCGAGTTCCGCGCGTATCTCGCCGAGCTGTTCGGGCAGGCCGGCCTGCCGGTGCCGCGCCGCGTGACGCGTTGCGCGTCGCAGACGTTGTTCTACGCGCTGGCCGTCAACAGCGACGTGGTGACGGCGTGGACGCAGCTGGCGCTGCGCGGCGATGCTTCCGATACGCTGAAGACGCTCGATCTCGTCGGGCAGCCGCCTGCGCGCAACCTGTATCTGCTGTTTCGCGACAGCGCGGTGCTCACGTCGTCGGCCGAATACTTCGTGCGTTGCATCGACGAAGCCGTGCAGGCCGAGCGCGCAAATGCGGGCGGGAAGAAGGGCGGCGCACGCTCGCGGACGCCCCGCGCGTAA
- a CDS encoding GlxA family transcriptional regulator has protein sequence MPKVVGIFAVPGVQLLDVSAPLDVFAQANAECGKPFYTLRIIASESGPIRSSSGAQLLPDWIVPDVPERIDTLLVAGAPSACHLSLRTDVLAWLRSAAVQSKRYGSICTGAFILAATGLLKGRHLTTHWAAADALAEAFPSLAVDADALYVRDGKLRTGAGVTAGLDLALALVEEDLGREIARRVAAQLVMFFKRPGGQLQFSRKGEARPAGRSVLQEVQRWIAANPELEHSVADLAKHAGMSPRHFARLFRAEVGMTPAAWVEATRISAARQLLENGHDAPKQVAAKCGFANVDTLRRSFTRHVGITPAEYRKRQAAPVE, from the coding sequence ATGCCGAAGGTCGTGGGAATTTTCGCCGTTCCTGGCGTTCAACTGCTCGATGTCTCCGCACCGCTCGACGTGTTTGCACAAGCGAACGCCGAATGCGGGAAGCCGTTCTATACGTTGCGGATCATCGCGAGCGAATCCGGTCCGATCCGAAGTTCATCCGGTGCGCAGCTGCTGCCTGACTGGATCGTTCCCGACGTCCCGGAGCGCATCGACACGCTGCTGGTCGCCGGCGCGCCGAGCGCGTGCCACCTCTCGCTGCGCACCGACGTCCTCGCGTGGCTACGATCGGCGGCCGTACAGAGCAAGCGCTACGGCTCGATCTGCACCGGCGCGTTCATCCTCGCCGCCACCGGCCTGCTGAAAGGGCGCCACCTGACCACGCACTGGGCCGCTGCCGACGCGCTCGCCGAAGCCTTTCCGTCGCTCGCCGTCGATGCCGATGCGCTGTACGTGCGCGACGGCAAGCTGCGCACGGGCGCCGGCGTCACGGCCGGGCTCGATCTCGCACTCGCGCTGGTCGAGGAGGATCTCGGCCGTGAGATCGCGCGGCGCGTCGCCGCGCAACTGGTGATGTTCTTCAAACGCCCGGGCGGGCAGCTCCAGTTCAGCCGCAAGGGCGAGGCGCGCCCCGCCGGGCGCTCGGTGCTGCAGGAGGTGCAACGCTGGATCGCGGCGAATCCGGAACTCGAGCATTCGGTGGCCGACCTGGCGAAGCATGCAGGCATGAGCCCGCGCCACTTCGCACGGCTGTTCCGCGCGGAGGTCGGCATGACGCCGGCCGCGTGGGTCGAGGCAACCCGCATCTCGGCGGCCCGCCAGTTGCTCGAGAACGGCCACGACGCGCCGAAGCAGGTCGCCGCGAAATGCGGCTTCGCGAATGTCGATACGCTCAGGCGGTCGTTCACCCGGCACGTCGGGATCACGCCGGCCGAGTACCGGAAACGGCAGGCGGCTCCTGTCGAGTGA
- a CDS encoding AraC family transcriptional regulator, with protein sequence MRISRASGAPPQWNHGVHHACLSIVGQGAKSMRVGDATYATDEARMLVATADVPVTGRVTRANPAEPFLYAQLELDPVRIAALTPVVFPRGLPKAVDCSALDTLDATPEIVDAVARLMQLIAQPDDLDLLAPLIVDEILIRLLRGPSGARVAQVGEAGSTTQRISRAVAWIRDHYLDPMTVDSLAQQVDMSPSTFHHHFRAVTSMSPLQCQKVLRLQEARRLMCLSAMDARQACRSVGYVSASQFSREYARLFGDAPGRDVARLRGEAVPLSRVAP encoded by the coding sequence ATGCGCATCTCACGCGCATCCGGCGCGCCGCCGCAGTGGAACCACGGCGTGCACCACGCGTGCCTGAGCATCGTCGGCCAGGGCGCGAAGTCGATGCGGGTCGGCGATGCCACCTACGCGACCGACGAAGCGCGGATGCTGGTCGCGACGGCCGACGTGCCCGTCACCGGCCGCGTGACGCGCGCGAACCCGGCCGAGCCGTTCCTTTATGCGCAGCTCGAACTCGATCCGGTGCGCATCGCGGCGCTCACGCCGGTTGTCTTTCCGCGCGGATTGCCGAAAGCCGTCGACTGCAGCGCGCTCGACACACTCGACGCGACGCCCGAAATCGTCGACGCCGTCGCGCGGCTGATGCAGTTGATCGCGCAACCCGACGACCTCGACCTGCTCGCGCCGCTGATCGTCGACGAAATCCTCATCCGGCTGCTACGCGGCCCGTCGGGGGCGCGCGTCGCGCAGGTCGGCGAGGCCGGTTCGACGACGCAGCGCATCTCGCGCGCGGTCGCATGGATTCGCGACCACTACCTCGATCCGATGACGGTCGACTCGCTCGCGCAGCAGGTCGACATGAGCCCGTCGACCTTCCATCACCACTTCCGTGCAGTCACGTCGATGAGCCCGTTGCAATGCCAGAAGGTGCTGCGGCTGCAGGAAGCGCGCCGCCTGATGTGCCTGTCGGCGATGGATGCGCGACAAGCATGCCGCAGCGTGGGCTATGTCAGCGCGTCGCAGTTCAGCCGCGAATACGCGCGGTTGTTCGGCGATGCGCCGGGCCGCGACGTCGCGAGGCTGCGCGGCGAAGCGGTGCCGCTGTCGCGCGTCGCCCCGTAG
- a CDS encoding LysR family transcriptional regulator, protein MDQLQSIRAFVTVAREGGFRRAATRLRVSTAMASRLVDALETRLGARLLQRSTSHQSLTEIGELYLVRVERILGAIDEIDGRFVAMGSKPEGVLRVAAPVAFGLSQLSALLDRFVHLFPDVRPTVTLTDAHVDLTAEDIDVAFLTDGMPLSGAHALHTLAAYESVRVAAPGYVAAHGGADVSGDWPDLATVRLELPATDNDPAAAIRPGTVPGNAGVGHLEMARRLAVAGMGAAVLPAYLVDGDLAAGTLVRIAPVRPLAPVTLKLAYARAAHLPAAARAFIEFAGAAFRPAR, encoded by the coding sequence ATGGACCAACTTCAATCGATTCGGGCATTCGTGACGGTGGCAAGGGAAGGCGGTTTTCGCCGGGCGGCGACGCGGCTTCGCGTGTCGACGGCGATGGCGAGCCGGCTGGTCGATGCGCTCGAAACGCGACTCGGCGCGCGGCTGCTGCAACGCAGCACCAGCCACCAGTCGCTGACGGAAATCGGCGAGCTGTATCTCGTGCGTGTCGAGCGGATTCTCGGTGCGATCGACGAGATCGACGGCCGTTTCGTCGCGATGGGCAGCAAGCCGGAAGGCGTGTTGCGCGTGGCCGCGCCGGTCGCATTCGGGCTCAGCCAACTGAGCGCGTTGCTCGATCGTTTCGTGCACCTGTTTCCGGACGTGCGGCCGACCGTGACGCTGACCGATGCGCACGTCGACCTGACCGCCGAAGACATCGACGTCGCGTTCCTGACCGACGGCATGCCGTTATCCGGTGCGCACGCACTGCATACGCTTGCCGCGTACGAATCCGTGCGCGTGGCGGCGCCGGGTTACGTCGCCGCGCATGGTGGCGCGGATGTATCGGGCGACTGGCCGGACCTCGCAACCGTACGGCTCGAACTGCCGGCGACCGACAACGACCCTGCAGCGGCGATTCGACCGGGCACGGTGCCCGGCAATGCGGGCGTCGGCCATCTTGAGATGGCACGACGGCTGGCCGTGGCCGGCATGGGTGCGGCGGTGCTCCCCGCGTATCTCGTCGATGGCGATCTGGCGGCCGGCACGCTGGTGCGTATCGCGCCGGTCCGCCCGCTCGCGCCCGTCACGCTGAAGCTTGCGTATGCGCGTGCCGCGCATTTGCCGGCCGCCGCGCGCGCATTCATCGAATTTGCCGGCGCCGCGTTCCGGCCCGCGCGCTAG
- a CDS encoding efflux RND transporter periplasmic adaptor subunit, producing the protein MRVERVPYRLITAATAAVFLAACGKKESAPPPQTPEVGVVTVQPQAVPAVTELPGRTSAFLVAQVRARVDGIVLRREFTEGTDVKAGQRLYKIDPAPYVAALNSAKATLARAQANLVTQNALVARYKVLVAANAVSKQDYDNAVATQGQAAADVAAGKAAVDTAQINLGYTDVVSPVSGRVGISQVTPGAYVQASQATLMSTVQQLDPVYVDLTQSSLDGLKLRQDVQSGRLKTSGPGAAKVSLVLEDGKTYSEAGKLQFSDVTVDQTTGSVTIRAIFPNPGRVLLPGMFVRARIEEGVNENAFLVPQIGVTHDQKGQAIALVVNAANKVETRPLTTTGTYGQDWIVEGGLQAGDHVIVQGVDKVRPGATVKTVAAQLAPAPDAASAAPANAAPASTAANAAASSAAASAAQ; encoded by the coding sequence ATGCGCGTCGAACGGGTTCCATACCGCTTAATCACTGCCGCAACGGCTGCCGTTTTCCTGGCCGCGTGCGGGAAAAAAGAATCGGCGCCGCCGCCGCAAACGCCGGAAGTCGGCGTCGTCACCGTCCAGCCGCAAGCCGTGCCGGCCGTGACCGAACTGCCCGGCCGCACCAGTGCGTTCCTTGTCGCGCAGGTGCGTGCACGGGTCGACGGCATCGTGCTGCGCCGTGAATTCACCGAAGGCACCGACGTCAAGGCTGGCCAGCGTCTGTACAAGATCGACCCGGCGCCGTACGTCGCCGCGCTGAACAGCGCGAAGGCGACGCTTGCGCGGGCGCAGGCGAACCTCGTCACGCAGAACGCACTGGTCGCGCGCTACAAGGTGCTGGTCGCCGCGAACGCGGTCAGCAAGCAGGACTACGACAACGCAGTGGCCACGCAAGGGCAGGCCGCCGCGGACGTCGCGGCCGGCAAGGCGGCGGTCGACACCGCGCAGATCAACCTCGGCTATACGGATGTCGTGTCGCCGGTCTCGGGTCGCGTCGGCATCTCGCAAGTGACGCCGGGTGCCTACGTGCAGGCGAGCCAGGCGACGCTGATGTCGACCGTGCAGCAGCTCGATCCGGTGTACGTCGATCTCACGCAGTCGAGCCTCGACGGCTTGAAGCTGCGCCAGGACGTGCAGAGCGGCCGTCTGAAGACGAGCGGGCCGGGCGCCGCGAAGGTGTCGCTGGTCCTCGAAGACGGCAAGACGTACTCGGAAGCGGGCAAGCTGCAGTTCTCGGACGTGACGGTCGACCAGACCACCGGCTCGGTGACGATCCGCGCGATCTTCCCGAACCCGGGTCGCGTGCTGCTGCCGGGCATGTTCGTGCGCGCACGGATCGAGGAAGGCGTGAACGAGAACGCGTTCCTGGTGCCGCAGATCGGCGTCACGCATGACCAGAAGGGGCAGGCGATCGCGCTCGTCGTGAATGCGGCCAACAAGGTCGAGACGCGTCCGTTGACGACGACTGGTACGTACGGTCAGGACTGGATCGTCGAGGGCGGTCTGCAAGCGGGCGATCACGTGATCGTCCAGGGCGTCGACAAGGTGCGCCCGGGTGCGACCGTGAAGACCGTCGCGGCGCAGCTTGCACCGGCACCGGATGCCGCTTCCGCTGCACCGGCGAACGCCGCGCCGGCGAGTACCGCCGCCAATGCTGCTGCGAGTTCGGCCGCCGCGTCGGCCGCGCAATAA